The Canis aureus isolate CA01 chromosome 24, VMU_Caureus_v.1.0, whole genome shotgun sequence nucleotide sequence ATAGGTAGGTTTAGTGCCAATAATCACTTATTATGTATAAGTCAGCTCCTCTTACAAATGAAGAATCAAAGAGCTGAGACCAGCTACCAGGCATCCTGACTCAACttctttctataaatattatGTGGCCTCTCGTGAAAGCTTTTATGTGTGCATTTAACATCACTTAAAGTACGACAGCTATTTCCTTGAACTCTGGATACGTCTGTCAGTTTCCTCAAGAGAATCCCACCTAGCCAGATTTTAATCTCTGAATTATGGTCTCAGCTATAAAAGTCTTAGCTGAGGTTTTAATGGCCACAATTGAAGTAAATTTAACAGACACACCAGTGGGTGTTCCAATTACACACACTATTAAGGGCTTTttgtgaggatttaaaaaaaaatgagtattaaaACCCTCATAGTCCATGTGCAGTATAATTTACCAGCAGGAAAGATTTCAGTCCCAGAAAAGTTTCATATAAAAAGGAAGCTAAGAAATGACAAATCACAGTACTCCACAAACTCCCAAAAGAAGCTCGGGATTTCTTTTGGCAATTGGTCTGCAAGCAGGTAAAACGCTTTGTGTTTCTAGCACTTGTCCTAGACCACATGCTTTGTCTGTCTGTAGGGCATTTTACACCCACAGGGCTAAATCCAGGTGTGACAGTATCTAAAGAAACCTTGACCCTTCTGGTCCTTGTCACCCCAGGCCACAGAAATCCAGCGTGTGGGGAATAATTACAACAGCTCATCGACCAGCATTTGATTTTGTCTTTAGCCTCTTTCCTGTCTGATGAAAATTAACTTGAAGACTTTGTGAGCGTTCCTCCCGTCATGAGCTAATTCCAGCCTGCCTTGGCCACGGAGGCATCTGGTCTGGGGCTTAGCGCTTTGAGAGGTGTTGAGTTCTCTCTCACGCTCACAGATGGTCCGGCCAACACTTATGCGTGGAAGACACTCAGCAAAATGTAATTAGTGCCACGGTGTATGCATTTAATGTCATACAACTTTATATTAGCCAGAGATTCCTAGCAGGAGCCACCTTTCCAAGCAGATGGCCCAATTCTCCATATCTCAGGAACTGATACAGTTGAAAACTAACTCATTGccgggtgggtgggggaatgttGAGGCAAAAAGGTGAACTTGATAAGGGAAGGAATCCTGGGGTTTGGATAGCCAAAtaagtactaaaaataaaaatagactagCTTAGTACTAAAATATACTGAGCATGGAAGTTCCAAGTACCGCCTTTATCCCCAGCGGCTGAAAAACCTGAAGCAAGCACATAGGGATGTGTGTCTCAGCGTCTGGGATGGAAGCAGACAATCGCTACTTCTGCTTTCTGCACCGTTAGCATATAAACATGAGGCTTCTCACCAAAAGGTCTTTCTTGCTCAACCCAGTCTGGGTCCATTCTGGCTGTTGCATTGCTGTTCCTTAGCATGGAGCCAATTCCaaaacttgtagctggacttctCCTGTTGACCTTCTGTGTGGTGAGCTGCTCCGGCCAACACTGGTCCTATGGACTCCGCCCTGGGGGGAAGAGAAATGCTGAACATTTGATTGATTCATTCCAAGAGGTAAGTCTCTTTCATCTTCAATATAAGACGTGGCTTATGCGGTTCAATTCTGTGTTaacattctgtgtgtgtgtggtggggtggggggcacctgggtggctcagaggttgagtgtctgcctttagctcaggtagtgattccggggtcctgggatcgagtcttgcatcaggcttcccgcagggagcctgcttctccctctgcctgtgtctctgcctctctctctgggtctctcatgaataaataaataaaaccttttaaaacaaaaacaaatccagggaaccctgggtggcgcagcggtttagcgcctgcctttggcccaggacgcgatcctggagacccgggatcgaatcccacatcgggctcccggtgcatggagcctgcttctccctctgcctatgtctctctgcctctctctctctctctctctgtgtgactatcataaaaaaaaaaaaaaacaaaacaaaaaaaaaacaaaaacaaatccattcTGTGTGTCACCCAACCGTACTACCCTGCTCTGTCTACCCCTGGTATTCTGGAAGAGGTGAGACACTTGCCAAGGCAGGTCCCATTCTTGCTCTCTATTCAGGTAGGGACTAAGGAAACAAACAGCAGGAACAATGCCAAGAGATGCAGCAACATGTGCGAAGTGGTGTGTCGCACTCTGAGTATCTAGAAATGCCAAAGGAATTCGAAACGACGGGATGGGCCCAAGTTCTCCAGAACTAGATGATTCCTTGAGATTTGGAGAGAAAATCTTAGaactcctgctttttttttttttttttttggtcatatttcatcttttatttttattttattttttttagatttatttgtttgttcatgatagacagagaggcagagacacaggcagagacacaggcagagagaagaagctccatgctggaagcccaacgcgggactcgatcctgggactccaggatcgaaccctgggccaaaggcaggcgctaaaccgctgagccacccaggcgtaccccccatatttcatcttttaaaagtatCTATGGTACTAGGCCAGTGTACATTTTCATAACTTATAAATAAGTATTCTTATCAAGAGTGCAGGCCCTATCATTCCTTTTTACTGAAATGGGTGTTTAAGGAAAGAACTTGAAGGCTGCTACTGGGGAGGGTTAGCAAACTTAAGGACACAAAATATATCCTGAAATATATCCTGGAGTGGATTTCATATAAATTAGATTTCAGTACTAGGAGCAGCACTCACATAGGGTagttttttaatctataaaatgagactTCTTGGGGTCATATGAAGATAGCAGGAGAAAGGCCTTAGATGCTAGCTGgctaaccacccccccccccccagatgaTAGTGgattaataaaaatacagttgGTACTGTttcttaatgggaaaaaaaacaagacctaaaGGATGAGTAACTTGGGACTGAGACACTTAATATGGTGCTGAGAATAGGAAACGAGAGAAACTTAaaatcatttatctttctttgaaaagaaatacctctttttggagaaataataaagataatttagCATGAAATAAAGATGCCCCAGAATCTGAAATCTCCTCTCCACAGATCATATGTGAAGTAAGTCATAATTAACTATGACATCATTAATAAAAACTAATAGAAATCATTCCGATTTGTAACTAGAAACTCCTAGACATTTTGTATACTGTCCGCTCATAAGGTTCGAAGTACTTCATTCTCATCATCTGTAGGGAGAAAATATTCTCTccttaccaccaccatcaccttcAGGAGGCCCCACCCAATTGTACAAATGCCTCAGGGCGGATCTATGTTCTTAAAATCCTCGTCCCACAATTCCCTTGACTTTCCACACATAGTTCTTGGTGAAAATGGTGGAAAATACCATTCCATTTCTTGATCTCCTTCAGCAAGAATCACGTTCTTTTTCCTCAGATGGCCAAAGAACTTGATCAACCAGCAGAACCTCAGCACCTGGAATGCACCATCCACAAGCCCCGACCTCCCCTCAGGGACCTGAGAGGAGCTCTGGTGAGTCACAGTGGAAATGACAGGGACCTTTAGAGATGGAGAGATGCGACCCCTCAGGTTGTCCACCACCTCTTGGCCTCTGTGAGGCTTACCTTCCTGACTGCCTGAGTTCCTCCTGGGGTAGGGCCTATTTGTCACACCCCCCTTTTCAGTGGGTAGGCAGTACTAATGGTTAGAACCTTTTCCCCCTTAAATTGAAATCTCTCTGTAACCTTTATCTCCGAATCCTGGTCTAGCCTTTAGGATGACTCATACATTTCTGCCCGCTGTTACATGTCAGTTCTTCTCAGGTATTAACTGACCACTGCAACCCACCCTGGACTCTAATCTAGGCTAATCCACCCTTCTCTGCGGGACTCCTTAATTCTTCCCTGATGTTCTTGGTTTGGTGTGGttttttccttggaaaaatgtagAACTCAAAAATGGTgctctacttcatttttttccctcccttggaataaaaaagaattccaaactAGTAAATTTATAATTCAGAGCCGCATATTTGATTTCCAATTTTCTGATGGGATTATAACAATCTCCAAATCCCCACCCCAAATGGGAGCCTACTAACCTAATGCAGGTTTTTGATAATGAGAAAGCAAGTATACAGAGCACTGAATATAGAGGTTGGAGCTTGAGCTCATCGTTGGGACTTTCAGAGCTCCTGTGGTCCCCTTATTTGCGACAGTTAGGGGCACTATAGTTAGTTACAGCTATGCCCACGAGCAGGGAAAGCCtgaataaatcatatataaacaCAAGCTATAGCTTTCACCTTCTCCATTGACCACCACTTCTGCACCCAcggttcaaagaaaaaaaaacagagatcgTTATTGGTTTTCTGTGTCCATTCCTACTTAccatataataaaaatcatagtgAGCAGTGAAATTTCCCCAATGTGACcttagaaagaaagaggggagacAAAGCAGGGTTAATTACACTGcgatcaggggcgcctgggtagctcagtcattgagcatccaacttttgggtTTAGCCcaggtcctgattccagggtcctgggatcaagccccacattgggctcatgctcagcacagagtctgcttgtccctccccctctactcttcctccaccctccaccccgttcacactctctctccccctctaaaataaatacaattaaaaaaaaaacaaactgagatCAGACCTTTCTTCACCTCCTTCATAGCCTATCCTTAAACTATTAATGTTATGGTTATTAAACAACTTAGAAACACATGATCTAATATCTCTCTCTAGCACTTTTTCGTGCACAAAAATAAATGGCTCTCTTCTTTCTATATCGGTATTTCAGAAATTAAGATATCAAAAGCATAGTGAAATCCAGCTAGTAAGACCAACCTTGATATATTTTTTGCTCGTGCATTTTTTAGGAAAGTCTGATTGAAGAGGAAACTGGCCAGAAGAGGATTTAAATCCGCTGAACCAGAAGGATTGGCGACACAAGTATAATTCTGACATTGACATTTGTGACTCGTTTAACATCTGTGAATTGTGTGGATTTCAGATATGCTTACGCTAAGTTCACATATTTCATGGTGAAAGTGCTGTGTTGTGAATAAAGTGGCATAAGCATGAAGTCTTTAAGGCAGAactctggtgggggaggggcactgtAAGCCCATGAAGGGGAGACGCTGAGTATGGGGCCCAGGAGACAACATAAAGTCGACATTATTGTTGACTAAGGAAATCCCCTGGCTCTCCGCCACCACTCCGTCCTAAGAACAGTCACCTACTGGGCTGGGCCCCAAAATCTGATTCAGCAACAGTTTTCTGGGGGAGATCGTAACTATATTTTTGACTATACACCATCAAAGTGAGGCCACGGCCAAGGTTTCCCCCCACTTGGAAAGCTGTTCCCTTCCTTGACTGCCTCCAATCCCTCTGAAAGTCAACTGGAGGCTGAGAGGCTAGGGAAAGAGGAGGCTCTGCTGGGCTCCTAGTCCAGTGCTCCTGCTGGCCACATGTggtctccatgtgttcaccacaGCAAGAGGTGTGTGCTGAAGCTTGGGACTCAGGCCTAAAAAAACAGTGTTCATCTCTTTGGGTGATCTCTCTTGAGAAATGCACTGGAGTACAGAGTCTGTTGATGAAATTCAGGTGCTCCTGTGCACCTTGGTCAAATAGCATTGCCACCATTCATTCTCCACAAAGACCAGTGTCAGGCTGTGTGCAGGGACAGATGCATAAATATTGTCATTAACCCTCACAATGACCTTGGAAATTAGTTATCCTTGTCTTCCCTTTAAAGTGGGGAGACCCAGGTTTAATGTCTGTCAGGTCTGTCGGGGTACATGGGCAGGGCGGTGAAGGGCAGCTGATGGTATTAGATTCCAAAGCTAGTACGTATTTTGTTAATTGGTTATATTTTGTTAATTGGAGCTTAAACAGGATCCTGAGGCTCATGTATTGGCTTCGTTTACTAGCGACCATTTTTCTGTGGGGTCCCAGACACTATGACACCAGTTCTCAATTAGCCTCCTAACTTCTAATCATTTTGAGACCATTTGAAAAACTAATTTCAGAAAGGTTGCCTGATGTCACAGCGACAAACTGTGCCTGTGTTCACACGGCAACGATCAAGGCCCTTTCGCTGTTTCAGTCagagccttcctcctcctctccttgccCCTCCATCTCAAAAGGGCCTGTGTTAAGGAATTAGAACTGGGGTTTTAAACAGTCCATGGGAGAGAACTCCCCCCCTTTTAATACAGATCAGCACAGTGCTAGATTCCCccaaatatttccatttgaaCAATCTCTCAAATAATTTCCTTACTCCCACTTTAATAAAATTAAGCAGAGATGTAGTTCCTAACCTACTTTGCAGAACAAAAGGCAAAACTGCCTATTTTCACTAATCAATACATTACAAGGCACGAGAGGCTTCCACCTGCCAATTTTTTTGTAGCTATTTTTTTGTTACTAAAAAGAATACCATTTACAATCTTTAcattaattagttaacatatttaaagaacagggcaacacatttttttaaaaagattttatttatttacttgagagagagagagagagagagagaacaggtatCACctctggaggggcagaggcagagggagaagcagactccctgctgagcaggagcccaatgaggggcttgatcccaggaccctgagccaaaggcaggggcttgactgagccacccagacgccgcTCACAATCACTTATTTTTTACATTCTGTTTGGAGTCTCAGTTTTCCAGAAGCTATGGGCTTCCCTGAATGGGCTACAGAGATGCTCATCCAGCCACCTGATGATGCAGATGTGATAAGCTCGGGATGGCATCCAGTAGTTTGCGACTTACATGAACATGTTGGGTATTTGATTCTCAAATGACCAAAGGCCTAAGGAGGAGAGTGAAAATGAcctctttattaaaattttacacaTTTTCCTAAATCTGAAGAACTGTCTACCTCATCAACGCAGCTTCAAAAAAAGTTCAGTTGTCATTCAAAATAAACAGTGGGGAAACATACCAAATGTTCCCTTTAATAAGTTCTCAAATATATAAGGCTTTAAATGACCAAGTGTCAGAAAGAATGGCCTGAGGATAGACCATTTTAGCAAAGGGCTTAGAAGTTGCAGTATCCTGGAGATGACTGGGGAAAAGCCAAAAATCATTGCATGAAATAACAGCACTTTTAAATTTTGACAGTGGACGGTACTCTAAAGTAGTATTTCTATGGAGATTTTAGATCCAAAAAGATTCCTGAGGCTTACTGATTCAGTCTTGGGGGCCCAAACCATTTGCATTTTTAGCATGCCAGGGATTCTTATGTACACAGTGGGGCATTATTGCCCTAAAAAGCAATAGATGGCAAATGTTTAAAAGCACTGggacattttcttaaaagaaaaaaaaaatcttaggcaTAAGCCCAGGACTTTAAACAGTGTGGCTATTCTAACTGAAGTGtggctgtcccctcctctccccaacgtGACACATCACCAGCAGGGAGTTTAAGAAATGAACATCCATTTTGAACACCAATCTTCTCAAGTTGTTATTTCCTCTAAGGTAGTGATTTGCAGCCTTGGCTTAACATTGGAATGACATTGGGGAGATTCAGAAGGAATATGGTGCCTGGGTCAAGCTCCCCTCTCTTGGAAATTGATTTAATGGGTCTGGTGTGTGGCCTCTTCCCAGGTAATAATTAATGCTCAACGTAGCTTGAGAATCAGTTTCTATCCTTCCCAAATAAGTTACTAGCTActccttttatttcccttttcagtGAATGAAGGAAGAAACAACCTATCGTTTAAATCAATTGTTAGAAGCCATCAGCTCCGATGccagagggatggatggaggggaTAGAGGTGAGGGAAGAACCAAATGGTCTGTAGTTGTTATTGCTTCCAGGCAAAGATGACTCCATGACCCCACAGTAGGAGTCTCAACTAACAGGACCTGTAATGAAAGGAGGCCAGAGGCACTGGATGTGTCGGTGAA carries:
- the GNRH1 gene encoding progonadoliberin-1; the encoded protein is MEPIPKLVAGLLLLTFCVVSCSGQHWSYGLRPGGKRNAEHLIDSFQEMAKELDQPAEPQHLECTIHKPRPPLRDLRGALESLIEEETGQKRI